A window of the Candidatus Paraluminiphilus aquimaris genome harbors these coding sequences:
- the bchB gene encoding ferredoxin:protochlorophyllide reductase (ATP-dependent) subunit B: MELTLWTYEGPPHVGAIRIAASMRDVHLMLHSPQGDTYADLLFTMIERDGQRPPVTYTTFQARDLGASTAEMVIQSLRESAERFKPQVLMVADSCTAELIQDQPGALALGADLPVPVIPLEMAAYTRKENWGASETFYQLVRGLLSRQAPAPGTERPKRDPAVRPSVNLLGPTKLGFRCRDDVVEIERLLASMGVDVNVVAPLGASPWDLQSIPNADANVNLCPEVSDLTCSWLARTFGMPTIQTMPMGWGATRDFIAEVAQVLGLTINIDSVGDSRLPWYSRSIDSTYLTGKRVFVFADGSHAIAAARIARDEMGFEVVGLGTYSRERARDVRAAAKEYGLEALITDNYLEVEARVQELQPEMVLGTQMERHIAKRLGIPCAVISTPAHVQDYPARYSPQMGFEGANVLFDTWVHPLIMGLEEHLLHMFRDDFEFNDSVGPSHLGSEGEGARSKSETGEVINESNIVWAFEAEKELRKIPFFVRGKARRNTERFAEEQGISTIQVDTLYDAKAHFSS, from the coding sequence ATGGAGCTAACACTCTGGACATACGAGGGGCCACCTCATGTGGGGGCAATCCGGATCGCGGCCTCTATGCGCGATGTACACCTTATGCTGCACTCGCCCCAAGGCGATACCTATGCTGATCTCCTATTTACGATGATCGAGCGCGATGGGCAACGACCGCCCGTTACCTACACGACATTCCAGGCTCGTGATCTTGGAGCATCCACCGCGGAGATGGTTATTCAGTCGCTTCGCGAGTCTGCTGAGCGATTTAAGCCGCAGGTTCTGATGGTGGCTGACTCTTGCACTGCAGAGCTTATTCAAGATCAACCCGGGGCATTGGCCCTTGGTGCAGATTTGCCTGTCCCGGTTATTCCGCTGGAAATGGCCGCGTACACACGTAAAGAAAACTGGGGCGCGTCAGAAACGTTTTATCAGCTCGTGCGCGGACTGCTCTCGCGGCAGGCACCCGCACCCGGTACAGAGCGACCAAAACGAGACCCGGCTGTCCGCCCAAGCGTTAACTTGCTGGGCCCGACCAAGTTGGGCTTTAGGTGTCGTGATGATGTGGTGGAAATTGAGAGACTGCTCGCCTCAATGGGGGTTGACGTAAATGTTGTAGCACCACTGGGTGCTTCGCCATGGGACCTGCAATCGATACCGAATGCCGATGCCAACGTTAACTTGTGTCCTGAGGTTTCAGATCTCACCTGCAGCTGGTTGGCGCGAACATTCGGCATGCCAACGATCCAAACGATGCCAATGGGATGGGGTGCAACCCGCGATTTCATTGCTGAAGTAGCTCAAGTGTTGGGCCTGACTATCAATATCGATTCAGTGGGTGACTCGCGGCTTCCGTGGTACTCACGATCTATCGACTCGACTTATCTTACGGGTAAGCGTGTCTTTGTCTTTGCTGATGGCAGTCACGCGATAGCCGCGGCGCGGATAGCGCGCGATGAGATGGGCTTTGAAGTGGTGGGCTTGGGTACTTACAGCCGCGAGCGGGCTCGCGATGTGAGAGCCGCAGCCAAAGAGTACGGCCTTGAAGCACTCATTACTGACAACTATTTGGAAGTCGAAGCCAGAGTTCAGGAGCTCCAACCTGAGATGGTTTTAGGTACGCAGATGGAGCGGCATATTGCCAAACGACTGGGCATACCGTGTGCCGTTATTTCAACGCCAGCGCATGTCCAAGATTACCCTGCTCGGTACTCGCCACAAATGGGTTTTGAAGGGGCAAATGTACTGTTCGACACCTGGGTACATCCACTGATCATGGGCCTTGAAGAGCATCTACTGCACATGTTTCGTGACGATTTTGAGTTCAATGACAGTGTGGGTCCCTCTCACTTGGGAAGTGAGGGAGAGGGCGCTCGCTCAAAGAGCGAGACTGGTGAAGTAATTAACGAAAGCAACATTGTTTGGGCCTTCGAAGCGGAAAAGGAGTTGCGAAAAATTCCGTTCTTCGTAAGAGGTAAGGCGCGTCGAAATACAGAGCGTTTTGCGGAAGAGCAGGGCATTTCAACGATTCAAGTAGATACGCTATATGACGCGAAAGCACACTTTAGCAGCTGA
- a CDS encoding magnesium chelatase subunit H translates to MTRKHTLAADAATPINVVLVTLDNHVNGAITRAEKRLVCDLPAVNFKSFAATEWEADASALKHCKDAIASGDIIIVTMLFMEPHIKAISDALAARRDNCDAMVCCMSAPEIMQFTRMGRFTMDGEPSGPVALLKRLRGAPKDGKPGASGERQLAMLRRLPRILRFIPGTAQDVRAYFLTLQYWLAGSEDNLTRLVSFLIHRYAAGPREVLRKVAREEPPIEYPDVGVYHVDGRQRISDTVAPVDDAAQTQGTVGLLLMRSYALAGNTRHYDAVIRAIEARGLRVIPAFASGLDARPAVKRFFMSEGESIVDAVISLTGFSLVGGPAYNDTDAAQEMLAQLNVPYLAVQALEFQSINQWRESPMGLMPVEATIMVAIPELDGATGPMVFSGRDREDPKRSFDMSPETERIDRLASRVSKLVALRRKQRSERKIAITLFNFPPNSGAMGTAAHLSVFESLYNSLKALSRAGYDVELPESVEALRDSLLKGNAELYGAEANVHATISVDDHVAREPYLEEIEKQWGPAPGKHWTDGRRLFVLGQSFGNVFVGVQPAMGYEGDPMRLLFEGGLAPTHVFSAYYRWLREDYAADAVLHFGTHGALEFMPGKQVGLSSKCWPDRLIADLPNFYLYAANNPSEGLIAKRRSAATLISYLTPPVTKADLHKEFQELRSMIDLWRGREPGATETHLQQLLEAISAQADRCELVHDPLEASALEADLWISKLRSQLDEIEQSLIPFGMHVIGGSLLASERAETIAAIAEAGGAHEIDPARLDGYLQSNDMGGLKGLLAEHLVPSDDIDELANRLLTASENLGTEHELPALISALDGHFISPVSGGDLIRNPESLPTGRNIHGFDPFRLPSAFAVIEGRRQAEQLTQRHFEDAGVMPTSIALVLWGTDNLKSEGIAIGQALALMGARPRFDSYGRLSGAELIDLEELGRPRVDVVVTLSGIFRDLLPMQTRLLAEAAYLAAEADEPLDLNPIRRNALAYQAANNCDLETAALRVFSNSEGAYGSNVNLLVDSGRWDDESQFADTYTNRKGFAYGRSGAVSQQTELLNDVLGNVDLAYQNLDSVELGITTVDHYFDTLGGISSAVQRAKGNTVPVYIADHTGGGDGKVRTLDEQVALETRTRLLNPKWYESMLDHGYEGVRQIEAHLTNTMGWSATAGGVAPWVYKQVSETFILDEDMRRRLAELNPVAASRVANRLIEAQERDYWGADEEQLEALRRAGEDLEDLLEGITGEVAA, encoded by the coding sequence ATGACGCGAAAGCACACTTTAGCAGCTGACGCCGCGACGCCTATCAACGTCGTTCTCGTCACACTTGATAACCATGTCAATGGCGCGATCACGCGCGCCGAGAAACGCCTTGTCTGCGACCTACCTGCCGTAAATTTCAAAAGCTTTGCCGCCACAGAGTGGGAGGCGGATGCCTCAGCGCTGAAGCACTGTAAGGATGCGATCGCCTCAGGCGACATCATTATTGTGACGATGCTGTTTATGGAACCCCATATCAAAGCGATTTCTGATGCACTCGCTGCGCGTCGAGACAACTGCGATGCCATGGTCTGCTGCATGTCCGCACCCGAGATCATGCAATTTACTCGAATGGGTCGATTCACCATGGATGGGGAGCCCTCGGGCCCCGTAGCACTTCTCAAGCGTCTTCGTGGTGCCCCAAAAGATGGAAAACCCGGCGCATCCGGGGAGCGCCAGCTCGCTATGTTGAGGCGTTTACCTCGCATTCTTCGGTTTATTCCCGGAACGGCACAGGATGTTCGTGCCTACTTCCTAACACTGCAATACTGGCTCGCAGGCTCAGAGGACAACTTAACCCGGCTTGTGAGTTTTCTGATTCATCGCTATGCAGCGGGACCACGTGAGGTACTGAGAAAAGTGGCTCGCGAGGAGCCGCCGATTGAGTATCCCGATGTGGGTGTCTACCACGTCGACGGCAGGCAGCGTATAAGCGATACCGTGGCACCCGTGGATGATGCGGCTCAAACGCAAGGGACGGTGGGTTTACTGTTGATGCGCTCGTATGCGCTGGCGGGGAATACGCGCCACTATGACGCGGTCATTCGCGCCATCGAAGCGCGCGGGCTGCGCGTAATACCTGCCTTTGCATCTGGCTTGGACGCGCGTCCTGCCGTCAAACGATTTTTCATGAGCGAGGGCGAGTCAATTGTTGACGCGGTGATCTCGCTTACGGGATTTTCACTCGTTGGCGGGCCAGCCTACAACGATACGGATGCCGCACAAGAAATGCTGGCTCAGCTGAATGTGCCGTATTTGGCCGTTCAGGCGCTAGAGTTCCAGAGTATTAACCAGTGGCGAGAATCGCCCATGGGGCTTATGCCTGTTGAGGCAACCATCATGGTGGCGATACCCGAGTTGGATGGAGCCACGGGACCGATGGTATTCAGCGGCCGTGACCGAGAGGACCCCAAGCGTTCGTTTGACATGAGTCCCGAGACCGAGCGCATTGATCGCCTGGCGAGCCGGGTATCAAAGCTCGTTGCGTTACGACGCAAGCAAAGGTCAGAGAGAAAGATCGCAATTACGCTGTTTAATTTCCCACCTAATAGCGGCGCAATGGGAACGGCGGCGCACCTGAGTGTCTTTGAGTCGCTCTACAATAGTTTGAAAGCCCTGAGTCGAGCGGGTTACGACGTCGAGCTCCCAGAGAGTGTTGAGGCGCTTCGGGATTCTCTGTTAAAGGGTAATGCCGAGCTTTATGGCGCTGAGGCAAATGTCCACGCAACCATTTCTGTAGATGATCATGTGGCCCGTGAGCCTTACCTCGAGGAGATTGAAAAACAATGGGGACCTGCCCCGGGTAAGCATTGGACCGATGGCCGACGTTTATTTGTTTTGGGTCAATCGTTTGGAAATGTATTTGTCGGGGTACAGCCTGCCATGGGGTACGAGGGAGACCCTATGCGACTGCTCTTTGAGGGCGGTTTGGCGCCGACCCATGTTTTCTCCGCCTACTATCGCTGGTTACGGGAAGATTACGCGGCGGACGCGGTTCTTCACTTTGGTACCCACGGTGCGCTTGAATTCATGCCCGGGAAGCAGGTGGGACTCTCGAGCAAATGCTGGCCAGACAGGCTCATAGCGGATCTACCCAACTTCTATCTTTATGCGGCCAATAATCCGTCAGAGGGTTTGATAGCCAAACGCCGGTCTGCTGCCACCCTAATTAGTTATCTGACACCACCGGTTACAAAGGCTGACTTACACAAAGAGTTTCAAGAACTGCGTTCAATGATTGATCTGTGGCGGGGTCGTGAGCCGGGTGCGACAGAGACTCATCTTCAGCAACTGTTGGAAGCCATCTCCGCCCAAGCCGACCGTTGCGAGCTCGTCCATGATCCATTGGAGGCCTCTGCACTTGAAGCGGACCTTTGGATTTCAAAACTCAGGTCACAGCTAGATGAAATAGAGCAATCACTCATCCCATTTGGGATGCACGTCATTGGTGGGTCCCTTCTCGCGTCAGAACGCGCGGAAACCATTGCGGCCATTGCAGAGGCAGGTGGTGCGCACGAGATTGATCCCGCCCGATTGGATGGCTATCTGCAGTCCAACGACATGGGAGGGCTGAAAGGACTTCTTGCAGAGCATCTGGTCCCGTCGGATGATATTGATGAACTCGCCAATCGATTGCTGACAGCCTCAGAGAATTTAGGCACCGAGCACGAATTACCCGCTCTCATTAGCGCACTTGATGGTCACTTCATCTCGCCCGTATCAGGCGGTGATCTGATCAGAAACCCAGAGAGCCTCCCGACGGGGCGCAACATCCACGGTTTCGATCCCTTTCGTTTGCCTAGTGCATTCGCTGTGATTGAGGGACGCCGCCAGGCCGAGCAGTTAACGCAGAGACATTTTGAGGATGCTGGCGTGATGCCGACCTCTATCGCCTTGGTTCTCTGGGGCACAGATAACTTAAAGAGCGAGGGTATCGCTATTGGGCAGGCCCTCGCGCTCATGGGTGCCAGACCGCGGTTCGACAGCTATGGCCGTCTGAGTGGCGCAGAGTTAATCGATCTCGAAGAATTGGGCCGACCGCGTGTTGATGTCGTTGTGACGCTCTCGGGGATCTTCAGAGACCTCCTTCCTATGCAAACCCGGCTTCTGGCTGAGGCGGCGTATCTAGCGGCTGAAGCCGATGAGCCACTCGACTTAAATCCAATACGACGAAATGCGCTCGCTTATCAAGCGGCAAATAACTGTGATCTTGAAACAGCAGCTTTGAGGGTTTTCAGTAACTCAGAAGGCGCTTACGGCTCGAACGTGAATCTATTGGTGGATTCAGGACGCTGGGATGATGAATCTCAGTTTGCCGACACCTACACGAACCGTAAAGGCTTCGCCTATGGACGATCGGGCGCGGTATCTCAGCAGACAGAATTACTCAACGACGTGCTTGGAAATGTCGATCTCGCCTATCAGAACTTGGATTCTGTGGAGTTGGGCATAACCACCGTCGATCATTATTTTGACACCCTTGGCGGAATCAGCAGTGCTGTGCAGCGTGCCAAGGGCAATACGGTTCCAGTTTACATCGCAGACCACACGGGTGGTGGCGATGGAAAAGTCCGTACGCTCGACGAGCAAGTGGCGCTCGAGACGCGTACTCGGCTTCTAAATCCCAAGTGGTATGAGTCTATGCTCGATCACGGGTACGAGGGTGTTCGCCAAATTGAGGCACATCTGACCAATACTATGGGGTGGTCCGCCACAGCAGGCGGCGTTGCTCCATGGGTCTACAAGCAAGTTTCAGAAACATTCATTCTTGATGAGGACATGAGACGTCGGTTGGCCGAGCTAAATCCGGTCGCGGCATCGCGTGTAGCAAACAGGCTCATCGAAGCACAAGAAAGAGACTATTGGGGAGCCGACGAGGAACAGCTGGAGGCGCTACGGCGCGCTGGCGAAGACCTTGAAGACCTTCTTGAAGGGATCACGGGGGAGGTTGCAGCATGA
- the bchL gene encoding ferredoxin:protochlorophyllide reductase (ATP-dependent) iron-sulfur ATP-binding protein, protein MNSPNQFIPVKNVGPGDGEGSLQVHLDEQIDVAKAKVFAIYGKGGIGKSTTSSNLSVAFSKLGKRVIQIGCDPKHDSTFTLTKALMPTVIDVLESVEFHAEELRTEDYVHVGYNGVMCVEAGGPPAGTGCGGYVVGQTVKLLKQHHLLDDADVVIFDVLGDVVCGGFASPLQHAERAMVVTANDFDSIFAMNRIAAAIEAKSKNYGVRLGGVIANRSAGTDEIDRFNDAVGLKRVAHFPDLDVIRKSRLKKSTLFELPDSPELKAVQDEYMQLAEGMWNGAEALDVKPMKDRDLFDFLGFD, encoded by the coding sequence ATGAATTCACCAAATCAGTTTATTCCAGTTAAGAACGTAGGTCCTGGGGATGGCGAGGGGAGCCTCCAGGTTCACCTTGACGAACAGATCGATGTCGCCAAAGCGAAGGTATTTGCGATTTACGGCAAGGGGGGCATCGGGAAAAGCACGACATCATCTAATTTGTCGGTGGCGTTCTCCAAGCTTGGCAAGCGCGTCATTCAGATTGGATGCGACCCGAAACACGATTCTACGTTCACACTTACGAAGGCATTGATGCCGACGGTTATTGACGTTCTTGAGTCTGTCGAATTCCATGCTGAAGAGCTACGGACTGAGGATTACGTGCACGTTGGCTACAACGGCGTTATGTGTGTTGAAGCAGGTGGTCCCCCAGCGGGTACCGGTTGTGGCGGATACGTCGTGGGCCAGACGGTAAAATTGCTCAAGCAACACCACCTCCTCGACGATGCAGATGTCGTTATTTTCGATGTTCTGGGCGATGTCGTGTGCGGGGGCTTTGCGTCACCACTGCAACATGCAGAGCGCGCGATGGTTGTGACGGCTAATGATTTTGACTCTATTTTTGCGATGAACCGGATCGCTGCTGCGATTGAAGCAAAATCCAAAAATTATGGGGTCCGTTTGGGTGGCGTTATCGCGAATCGAAGTGCTGGTACTGACGAGATAGATCGCTTCAACGATGCCGTCGGTCTAAAACGAGTGGCGCACTTTCCTGACCTCGACGTCATCCGCAAAAGTCGTCTTAAAAAGTCGACGCTATTTGAGTTGCCAGATTCGCCTGAATTGAAGGCGGTTCAAGATGAATACATGCAGCTTGCCGAAGGGATGTGGAATGGGGCTGAGGCGCTTGACGTAAAGCCTATGAAGGATCGCGACCTGTTTGATTTCTTGGGGTTTGATTGA
- the bchM gene encoding magnesium protoporphyrin IX methyltransferase: protein MATANYQQRREQIEHYFDRTAADVWARLTSDEPVSGVRETVRAGRESMRNLLLSWLPQDLTGKQVLDAGCGTGVISIELAKRGAEVIAVDLSQSLIDLANERYSGVDEYHRIQFVVGDMRQVQGERFDHVIAMDSIIHYAARDGVKTLETLAQNVNDSMVFTFAPKTLPLAAMHAVGKLFPRADRAPAIEPISPHSLTQELSNSSALQDWKIGKGHRVSTGFYTSQAMEIARIC, encoded by the coding sequence ATGGCAACGGCTAACTATCAACAAAGGCGCGAGCAGATCGAACATTACTTTGATCGCACCGCTGCTGATGTTTGGGCTCGTCTTACGTCCGATGAGCCCGTTAGCGGCGTCCGCGAAACGGTCCGTGCCGGACGCGAATCTATGCGCAATTTATTGTTGAGCTGGTTGCCGCAAGATCTCACCGGTAAGCAAGTGCTTGATGCGGGCTGCGGGACGGGTGTGATCTCTATTGAGCTGGCAAAACGCGGTGCTGAAGTGATCGCGGTCGATCTTTCTCAGTCCTTAATCGATCTGGCCAACGAGCGTTACTCCGGTGTTGATGAATACCATCGTATCCAGTTCGTTGTTGGCGATATGCGCCAAGTTCAAGGCGAACGCTTTGATCATGTTATCGCAATGGATTCGATTATCCATTACGCCGCCCGCGATGGCGTAAAGACGCTGGAGACACTCGCGCAGAACGTAAATGACTCTATGGTGTTTACCTTCGCACCTAAGACACTGCCACTCGCTGCGATGCATGCCGTCGGAAAACTTTTTCCGCGAGCTGATCGCGCACCGGCTATTGAACCGATCTCTCCGCATTCGTTGACGCAGGAATTGTCTAATTCTTCTGCATTGCAAGATTGGAAAATAGGCAAAGGGCATCGCGTTTCGACAGGCTTTTACACCTCGCAAGCCATGGAGATCGCGCGAATATGCTGA
- a CDS encoding BCD family MFS transporter → MLISREQFMALTARINARYLPWLNVVEGDLTLSKLARLSLFQVSVGICFVLLNGTLNRIMVVELGRAAWLVSAMLALPLLLAPARVLIGYRSDNHQSFLGFRRLPYLWMGTMGQFGGLALMPFVLILMTSGDPSSAWMGFVMSLGALFLVGAGMHATQTAGLALATDLASEKTRHQVVTMLYLMLLVGMVIGALGFSLLLEPFSYFRLIQVIQGSALVVAGLNLIAMWQMEPRRPDLTDFNIARPTFIESWKALSASAGAHRLLIAVALGTLGFSMQEILLEPYGAEVLGMTVSQTTRLTAMFGVGMLLAMALSARYLGNAGEPIRLAAYGSVVGVFAFAAVIIAGATDSLGLFAAGTFLIGVGNGLFAVGTLTAAMLLASNATAGIVIGTWGAVQATAAGIAVFMGGALRDITEALILRSGFTTDLFGSATPYGAVYHLEIIVLFASLIALGPLVRRLGNNKNQPLTMQLADFPS, encoded by the coding sequence ATGCTGATTTCTCGAGAGCAATTCATGGCACTGACTGCGCGCATTAATGCGCGCTATCTGCCATGGCTAAATGTTGTCGAGGGTGACCTAACCCTGTCGAAATTAGCGAGGCTCTCCCTGTTTCAGGTGTCAGTCGGTATCTGCTTCGTCCTACTTAATGGCACATTGAACCGCATAATGGTTGTCGAGTTAGGAAGAGCGGCTTGGCTTGTTTCCGCGATGCTCGCACTGCCGCTTTTGTTAGCACCTGCGCGAGTACTTATAGGTTACCGGTCAGATAATCATCAATCGTTCTTGGGTTTCCGGCGCCTACCGTATCTCTGGATGGGCACCATGGGGCAGTTTGGTGGGTTGGCACTCATGCCCTTTGTATTGATACTCATGACATCGGGCGACCCCAGTTCCGCATGGATGGGTTTCGTCATGTCATTGGGCGCGCTGTTTTTAGTGGGCGCGGGTATGCATGCTACGCAAACGGCAGGGCTTGCTCTCGCTACGGATCTGGCGAGCGAGAAGACTCGGCACCAGGTTGTCACGATGCTTTATCTCATGCTTTTGGTCGGCATGGTGATAGGCGCTCTTGGCTTCTCGCTGCTACTTGAGCCCTTTAGTTACTTTCGACTTATTCAAGTCATTCAAGGCTCCGCTTTAGTCGTTGCAGGCCTTAATTTGATCGCTATGTGGCAGATGGAGCCGCGGCGTCCCGACTTAACCGACTTTAACATCGCTCGCCCAACGTTTATCGAGTCATGGAAAGCGCTCTCCGCAAGTGCAGGCGCGCATCGACTGTTAATCGCCGTCGCACTTGGGACGCTTGGGTTCAGTATGCAAGAAATTCTATTAGAGCCCTATGGCGCTGAAGTGTTGGGTATGACGGTCAGTCAGACGACCCGCCTAACCGCTATGTTTGGCGTTGGAATGCTTCTCGCTATGGCACTCTCAGCGCGGTATCTGGGTAACGCAGGCGAACCTATTCGCCTCGCCGCTTATGGCTCTGTCGTGGGTGTGTTTGCGTTTGCCGCCGTCATTATCGCAGGTGCGACCGACTCGCTCGGACTTTTTGCTGCGGGAACATTTTTAATTGGTGTGGGTAACGGCTTGTTTGCTGTCGGCACGCTCACCGCTGCCATGCTGCTGGCAAGCAACGCCACGGCCGGTATTGTGATCGGCACATGGGGTGCCGTTCAAGCAACGGCGGCGGGCATAGCGGTATTTATGGGTGGGGCTCTGCGAGACATCACTGAAGCCCTCATCCTGCGCAGCGGCTTTACGACCGACCTATTTGGGTCAGCCACACCTTACGGCGCTGTTTATCACCTAGAAATAATCGTCCTATTCGCCTCTCTGATTGCACTGGGTCCATTGGTGCGCCGGTTAGGCAATAACAAAAACCAACCACTCACTATGCAACTTGCAGATTTCCCAAGCTGA
- the puhA gene encoding photosynthetic reaction center subunit H: MGTGEFYFDFAAIMFTAFCGAFVYLVLYLHKEGKREGFPIRHDGVVDNYSDGVGGLPDPKTYKLAHGQGERTVPGPMPEQYELKAKPVHPHPGSPLEPTGDPMVDGVGPAAYAIRPEHPDLTVDGEPRIVPLRVDADHKVHGNDPDPRGKAVFGCDGAKGATVVDLWVDRAEPHFRYAELDVGERRVLLPMTMARVKRDGTVHVKSIRSDQFQQVPGLANPDQVTLQEEDKIVAFYGGGTMYAMPGRQGPVL, translated from the coding sequence ATGGGTACTGGAGAATTTTACTTTGACTTTGCAGCTATTATGTTCACCGCATTTTGCGGGGCATTTGTTTACCTAGTGCTTTACCTTCACAAAGAAGGTAAGCGCGAGGGCTTTCCGATTCGACACGACGGTGTCGTTGATAACTACAGTGACGGCGTCGGCGGTTTACCCGACCCCAAAACCTACAAGCTGGCGCATGGTCAGGGGGAGCGAACCGTTCCCGGTCCCATGCCTGAGCAGTATGAATTGAAGGCCAAGCCAGTCCACCCGCATCCGGGTTCACCATTAGAGCCAACCGGCGACCCGATGGTCGACGGCGTTGGTCCTGCGGCGTACGCAATCAGACCTGAACACCCCGATCTTACCGTTGACGGTGAGCCGCGAATTGTTCCGCTGCGTGTTGATGCCGACCATAAGGTACATGGCAACGATCCCGATCCAAGAGGGAAGGCGGTATTTGGTTGCGATGGCGCAAAAGGTGCCACGGTTGTTGACCTATGGGTTGATCGAGCCGAGCCACATTTTCGGTATGCGGAACTAGACGTTGGTGAGCGCCGTGTGTTGTTGCCGATGACCATGGCACGCGTCAAGCGCGACGGTACTGTGCATGTTAAATCGATTCGTAGCGATCAATTCCAACAGGTGCCCGGATTGGCTAACCCTGACCAGGTAACCCTTCAAGAAGAGGATAAGATCGTCGCCTTCTACGGGGGCGGCACGATGTACGCCATGCCCGGTCGTCAAGGTCCAGTGTTGTGA
- the puhB gene encoding photosynthetic complex putative assembly protein PuhB, with translation MNEYSHEPIPGLPGELPEGEQVLWQASPSWDAMAKRVFQVYTAALYFLILIVAHLIYRIMDGAPLSMLTGTLAWQGGLALAVVGILAIMSKLYAASTLYTITSRRLIIRSGVALPMIVNLPLTKVESAGLRRLRDGTGDISFLPVEGTKVFWLMLWPHVRPLHFSRVQPLLRGVEDPDAVARLLVNVIEDIPKTSNEIEATQIAAV, from the coding sequence GTGAACGAATATTCACATGAACCCATTCCTGGGTTGCCGGGTGAACTGCCGGAGGGCGAGCAGGTCCTCTGGCAGGCATCTCCAAGTTGGGACGCAATGGCAAAACGCGTGTTTCAAGTTTATACAGCGGCTCTGTATTTCTTGATACTGATTGTTGCCCATCTCATCTATCGAATAATGGATGGAGCGCCTTTATCAATGTTGACGGGCACCTTGGCATGGCAAGGCGGATTGGCACTGGCGGTGGTGGGCATATTAGCCATTATGTCCAAGCTCTATGCCGCTAGCACGCTTTACACCATTACGAGCCGAAGATTGATTATTCGCTCGGGCGTAGCGCTACCAATGATTGTCAATCTGCCACTAACCAAGGTTGAGTCAGCAGGATTGCGACGCTTACGAGATGGCACGGGCGACATAAGCTTTTTGCCTGTTGAAGGCACTAAGGTGTTTTGGCTGATGTTGTGGCCGCACGTGAGACCGCTACATTTCAGTCGAGTTCAGCCCTTGTTGAGAGGTGTAGAGGACCCGGATGCGGTGGCTAGACTGTTAGTCAATGTCATAGAAGATATTCCCAAAACATCAAACGAAATCGAAGCGACGCAGATCGCAGCGGTCTAA
- the puhC gene encoding photosynthetic complex assembly protein PuhC, producing the protein MGWSGMLFGVLRHPIFLLLAAVGLGWALISVNNEGYQGPPEKPESNVVASVTLAVLDGDNGSVKVLTANNSVEVRAYGPGEGSFLRGVIRTLVRERTARNIESAPTFDLELTDRGGLFLIDQTTGYWIAIEAFGPTSYKEFRAIFDRAHRESAPILADRL; encoded by the coding sequence GTGGGTTGGTCCGGAATGTTATTCGGGGTGCTTAGGCATCCCATTTTTCTTTTGCTCGCCGCAGTAGGCTTGGGGTGGGCCCTCATTTCTGTAAATAACGAGGGATACCAAGGGCCACCAGAGAAACCAGAGTCCAACGTCGTTGCGAGTGTAACCTTGGCTGTTTTGGACGGTGATAACGGGTCGGTTAAGGTCCTAACTGCCAATAACTCGGTTGAGGTTCGCGCTTATGGACCGGGCGAGGGCAGCTTTCTCAGAGGGGTGATTCGGACGCTGGTTCGTGAGCGCACCGCTCGCAATATTGAGAGTGCCCCGACTTTCGATCTCGAGCTAACTGACCGGGGCGGTCTATTTTTGATCGATCAGACCACAGGGTACTGGATCGCTATAGAGGCCTTTGGCCCAACCAGTTACAAAGAGTTCAGGGCCATTTTTGACCGAGCGCATAGAGAATCTGCACCCATTTTGGCGGATCGTCTTTAA